In Parasegetibacter sp. NRK P23, the genomic stretch CGGGAGAAAGCGTGGCCGCACCGGCTTTGGGCGTATTGCCCACAATCGAATTGCTAAGTGTGAATTTAACAGGATTCGCATTCGCGTCAAACAACACCCTTCTGGAACCGGCACCAAAATAATTCAGGGTAACACCGCTCACATTCACTTCGGGAATGGGTCCTGAAACGGTAGTGGAAGCGGAGATAAAGGCACGGCCAAAATCGGTAAAGGTGGAATTGGTAATATCTACTTTAGTGAACTTTAGCCGATCCAGCAGCACACAATCGAAGCCGGAATTGCTGGCATTCAGGTTATAAACCATGCAGCCGCTCACTTTGATTTCGTTAATCGTGTGCACGCCCGCTGAACTTCCCCTGTTCGCGCGGATGAAAGAAGTGGTAACATTTCTTACGATACAATTTTCCACACTCACATTCGCAAAATCAGCGGCATTCCCATCGCCACCCGCACCACCGAAATTGAGGAAATAATCCGCGGCGTTCGCGGTGCCGTTAAAATCAATTCCCCGTAAGGTAACGCCAGCTCCGGTTCCTACCAGTTTCACCTGTTTGAAATTGACCACTGTTGTTGCAGGATCACCTGTTACGGAAACGATGGAAATATTTTTCCCGACAATTTCCAGAGCGGCGGGCAGGCTGTATGCACCGGCTTTAAGGCCGATCACATCTCCGGAAGCGGCAGCGGCTACTGCGGCGGCGATATCGGCTCCGGCTTCAAGTTCCACCGTATACAAACTAGGTTCTTTGGTGGTGAAACTCAGCACACCTTTTACAAGATTGCCCTGGTAAATCTCCGCGCTGTAAGTGGTATTGGGACTGAGTCCAGTAATTTCCAGCGCCGCATTTGTACGGTCGGCATCGCCGATCGGATAATCGACAGCGGTACCACCGGTTGGGGTAAGCCTGATTTTAGTAGGCATGGAAGTACTACGCCAGCGAAGTATAACGGACTTATCCTTTAGTTCCGTATCCAAAATCGCGGAGAAAATCTGTTCTCCCGTGATCATAAAAGAAGGGCTGTAGGTCCAGTTGGAAGCTTTCGTTTCCCCCAGTTCATTGGCTTTGATCCGTGCGAAATATTTCACCTTTATATCCAGTTCACTATCGGAAAAGATCACCCGGGTGGAATCGGATACTACTTTGGACAATTCGGCGCCATTCGCGAATAGCGTGTCTTTGGCCACTTCCACCGTATATTCTACACGAATACCTTCCGTGAGCAGCGAGGGCCGCCATTGAAGGGAAACACTGGTTTCACCGGCCGTGGGCGTAATAACGCCGGGAGAGAAGAACCTGGAGAGTTGGAAAGACTTATCATCGTCTTTTTTACAGGACGTAATGCCCAGCGCCGATAAGAAAAGCGCCGCCATCAATCCCGTTTTATACCTGGCAAGAAATCTGTTCATAAAAAGGTTTTTAATGATGCTTCAAATCAGAAGGGTTAATAACCGAAATCCTGTGTAAGGAATGGATTCGCCTCCCTCGCGGAGATGGGAATCGGTAACAGTTCACTTTTCCCCGCCGTGAATCCGATGGCGTAATAGGTGAGTATCGTAGAGCGGATACCTGTTCCCACCCATGCCACCGAAGTGGAGCCGGCTGGCGCCGGAGAAGGCGAGGGTTTATAGAACGAGTTCGCCCAGTTCATATACGGCGTTCCTTTTATGTAGTACATGGTGGCGGGGTACTGGTCGTATGGCGCCTGACGGCTGGCCATAGCCTCCAGTTGCGCTTTCGTGGCATCGATCCGCTCCTTGAGCTTGTTCCAGCGCAGCAGGTCGTATTTACGGATACCTTCTCCGCCAAGTTCCAGCATCCTTTCTTTCATCACCGCGTTAAAGAAGCCTGTGTAATCAGATGGGGTAACCCCGATTTTGGAAGCGTCGCCTCCATAGGCTCGGAGACGCACTTTTTCAAAGGCGGCTTTCGCGGCGGCGGAAGGGCCGTTGTTCAGTTCATTATCTGCTTCGGCATACATCAGCAATACATCCGAAAAGCGGATCATGGGCCAGTTGGTGCCGAAGTACTGCGCGGCGGAGGTAAGCTGGTTCGTCCAGTCGCGGCGGAATTTTCCATCCACCATCGTTTGCAGGGTCCTGGCCTCCAGGTTCCTGTCTGCGGCGATATTATAAGGCGCGCAGGTCACATCTCTCCTGGTATCGGCAGAATCGAACGCATAGAAATAAGAGGGAAGAATGGTGAGCGCCGAGTTGCCCTGGTTGTTGTAACGGGGGCCGTTGTAATAACCCAGCTTGCTGTCTCCGAAACCGCTGCCTCCACCCGACATGCCCACTTCCCAGATGATTTCACCGTTAGGCTCTTGTCTTTTAGCGCCCAGCGCATCTTTGAAAACCGCTTGAAAGCTGCTGTTCAGGTTGTGTTCTGAAGATTTATCCATGATGGCCTTACATTCGTCCAAAGCGATCTGGTAGAAATCTTTATAATTGGCCGGCCTTTCCATCTGCCTGTTCAGGCGGAGTGAATATCCACCTCTGAACAGGGCGATCCTGGCGCGAAGAGCACGCACGGCGCCCTGGGTAATGCGTTCATTCGTAACCGTAGTAGCCGATCGCCAGGGCACGAGTGTGGCCGCTTCCTGGAGGTCGCTCAGCAATACATCATAAATAGAGTCCCGGTCCGTTTTGGCTTTAAACAAATCCGTTTCCAGGCTCGATGGCAGAAAGTGCGCGGGCACATCTCCCCAGTTGCGGATCAGCTCGAAATAGAACTGCGCGCGCAGGGTAAGCGCCTCGCCCAGCATGTGTTTCAACTGGCTTTGTTCAAATGCGCTGCCACTGGTGTACATGGCCATGCGGGGTATATTGTAGATGCAGATATTGGCGCGTTCCACCCCCGAATACAATTGATTGAAAGGGCCGGCAAGCTGTGTGTTGCTCGGCTGCACGTTAAAGTGGGCGATATCCCTTCTTTCATTGTCCGGATACGGGGTTCCGCCCTGGCCCATCATTTCATCGTTATCATAAGGATAGTACATACTGATGCGGATACCGTAGCCCTGGTCTCCACCTAGCGCGGAATAAATACCCAGTACGGCCTTTTCAGCATTTGGGACGTTGCTGAAAACATAGTCCGTTCCAAAGGAGGACACCGGCTCTACTTCAAGGTATCTTTTGCAGGAGGCGGCACTTAACACCAATACACCAGACAAGCAACCCAACATCAGTTTATTATAAAGATTTCTTTTCATGACATCAATCATTTAAACATTACAAGGAAAGGTTTAACCCGAAGATAAAGGCCCTGCTGCGGGGGTATGCTGAATAGTCGACACCAGGCGTGAGCGGTGTGCTTCTGCGGGTGTTCACCTCTGGATCGTAGCCGCTGTAGTTGGTGAATACCGCAAGGTTATTCACGGTTCCGTATACCCGGAGCGAGCTGGCTTTCAGTTTATTCATCAGCTTTTTGGGGAAAGTGTAGCCCAGGGTAATGTTGTTCACGCGCAGGAAAGACCCGTCTTCAATGGCCCAGGAATGCACATAGAAAGAACTCGCGCTGCGCAGCGGCGACCAGATGGTGGCGTTTTCGTTCAATTTGGCCAGTTCCGCGGGATCGGTTACTACTTGGCCGGCCGCATTGATGTTGGTCCATCTGCCGTTCATGATATCCAACATATTGGAGTTGGGCGTATACCCGCTGGTGAACTCCAGTTTGTTGGCGTTGTACACGTCGTTGCCCACCTGGAAGTTCACGAATACGCTCATATCGAAATTTTTGTAGGTGAACTGTTGGTTCAGCCCGCCGAAGAACTTCGGTTGTGTGTTACCGATAATCGTTCTGTCGGAATCGTCCACATCTCCATCGCCATCCAGGTCCTTAAACTTCAGCACACCGGGCTGGGGCGCCACGGAAGTAATGCCGCTGTTGTTGGGCACCCCGGTTTTGAGGGTATATACGCCATTGGCGTAATCGAAGTCCGACAATGTATAGAAACCATCGGTCACCAGTCCGAAGATGGTTCCCACCGGTTGCCCCACCTGTACCATATAATCCGCGGGCTGGTTGGAGCCGCCCCATCCGGAGGTGAACCGGTACCTGTCCTGGAACCTGCCCAGGCTGGTGATTTCGTTTTTATTGAAAGAAATGTTGAAGCTGGCGTTCCAGCTAAAATCTTTTCCGGTTACCGGCGTACCGCTCAGTTGAACTTCCACCCCTTTGTTGGTAGTGGCGCCCACGTTCTGGAACTGGTCAACGTATCCTGATGAAGTAGGCACGGGCACTTCCACGAGCAGGTCGCGGGTAGTATTTTTATAGGCATCCAGCGACAACTGCAACCTGTTGTTGAAGAAAGACACATCCACGCCGATGTTGCGGGCGATGGTGGTTTCCCATTGCAGGTTTGCATTGGCCAGGTCGGCGCTGAAATAAGCCGGAATCAGTTGTTCACCGATGCTATAATACCTGTTGGTGAGGAACTGCTGCATGTATAGGAAGTCCGGAATCCTGTTGTTGCCCGCTTCTCCGTAACTGGCGCGCAGTTTCAGGTCGCTGATTACTGGGAAAGTGTTCTTCATAAAATCTTCTTCCGAAATTCTCCAGGCGGCGGAAGCGGAGGGGAAATACCCCCATCTTTTGCCTTCGGCGAATTTGGAAGAACCGTCGGCACGGAGTGAAGCCGTGAACAGGTATTTCTTGTCGAAAGCATAATTCACCCTGCCGAAAAAGGAGAGTAACTTATTGGTGAATTCGGTAGAAGTGGGCAAAGGCTGCACACTTCCCGCGGGCGCGCTGCCCAGTCCCATATTTCCCAAAGCCCTTTCAGCGGTAATGCCCACCGGGAAATAACGGCTTTCTGTAATTAATCTTCTTTCCACATTTTCGTATACTTCATGTCCCACCAGCACATCCAACGCGTTTCTTTCACTGAATGTGGTCCCCGACTTGTTCATGGTAAACGTGAGCACATTGGAGTTGTTCAGGGTATTCCGCTGAAAAGTAGTGATGGAAGCGGTGGGCATGTTGGAGTTCTGACGGGCGATACTGGTAATGGTATCGTTGAAAGCCAGTTGCCGGTTGTTGGTGATGTCAAAACCGAGCGTTGATTTAAAAGAAAGGTATTTGTTCAACTCGTAGTTAAAGAAGCCACTGAGGTTGGCCACGCTGTTCCTGTTCTTCCTGTATTCCGCCTCATTCAACAAAATCGGGTTTACCAGAGAGAGCCCGTTGGCGTTGGTTTGCAAGGCGTAATCAGGATCATAATCCAGCAAATCCTGGGTACCGGCCAGCAAAGGACGGTACTTCACGCTATGGCGCAAACGGTTGGTTCCGGAACTGCCTTCGCTGGCCGTTCCCGCACCGTTAATCACCGTATTGTTGTAGCGGACCGCAGCGCCTACCTTAAGTTTTTTAGATACGTTATGGTCGAATTTGAAGTTGAGTATCTTCCGATCGAAGTCAGATAACAGCATTACGCCCTCTTCTTTATTCGACGACAGGCTCAGGTTGAATTTGGTATCCGCGTTTCCGCCCACCATACTCACGTTGTGGGTTTGCATCATGGCGTCACGTCCAAACATTTCATCCTGCCAATCCACAAAAGGCACTTCCTTGTATAATTCAAGGTCGGCGTAGGTTCCATAGGAATTGAGGAAACCCAGTTCATCGGCGGAGCTGC encodes the following:
- a CDS encoding DUF4957 domain-containing protein: MNRFLARYKTGLMAALFLSALGITSCKKDDDKSFQLSRFFSPGVITPTAGETSVSLQWRPSLLTEGIRVEYTVEVAKDTLFANGAELSKVVSDSTRVIFSDSELDIKVKYFARIKANELGETKASNWTYSPSFMITGEQIFSAILDTELKDKSVILRWRSTSMPTKIRLTPTGGTAVDYPIGDADRTNAALEITGLSPNTTYSAEIYQGNLVKGVLSFTTKEPSLYTVELEAGADIAAAVAAAASGDVIGLKAGAYSLPAALEIVGKNISIVSVTGDPATTVVNFKQVKLVGTGAGVTLRGIDFNGTANAADYFLNFGGAGGDGNAADFANVSVENCIVRNVTTSFIRANRGSSAGVHTINEIKVSGCMVYNLNASNSGFDCVLLDRLKFTKVDITNSTFTDFGRAFISASTTVSGPIPEVNVSGVTLNYFGAGSRRVLFDANANPVKFTLSNSIVGNTPKAGAATLSPDLVRATGVGATVTIQHTNLFNLQNGESAPLNIPAYVSVLNNTNVVLDWNATTTNFTLPVGSPLRTAGSGGGPVGDPRWAL
- a CDS encoding RagB/SusD family nutrient uptake outer membrane protein, which encodes MKRNLYNKLMLGCLSGVLVLSAASCKRYLEVEPVSSFGTDYVFSNVPNAEKAVLGIYSALGGDQGYGIRISMYYPYDNDEMMGQGGTPYPDNERRDIAHFNVQPSNTQLAGPFNQLYSGVERANICIYNIPRMAMYTSGSAFEQSQLKHMLGEALTLRAQFYFELIRNWGDVPAHFLPSSLETDLFKAKTDRDSIYDVLLSDLQEAATLVPWRSATTVTNERITQGAVRALRARIALFRGGYSLRLNRQMERPANYKDFYQIALDECKAIMDKSSEHNLNSSFQAVFKDALGAKRQEPNGEIIWEVGMSGGGSGFGDSKLGYYNGPRYNNQGNSALTILPSYFYAFDSADTRRDVTCAPYNIAADRNLEARTLQTMVDGKFRRDWTNQLTSAAQYFGTNWPMIRFSDVLLMYAEADNELNNGPSAAAKAAFEKVRLRAYGGDASKIGVTPSDYTGFFNAVMKERMLELGGEGIRKYDLLRWNKLKERIDATKAQLEAMASRQAPYDQYPATMYYIKGTPYMNWANSFYKPSPSPAPAGSTSVAWVGTGIRSTILTYYAIGFTAGKSELLPIPISAREANPFLTQDFGY
- a CDS encoding TonB-dependent receptor, whose amino-acid sequence is MRKLCFTLLFLITSFYQVFAQSGTIQGKITEEGTGAPLPDISVVVSGEKNGVKSGSDGRFSLRVSKPVTLVITGVGFKTMNVPAEPGKELNITLQREVSNLDEYVVIGYQQVKRKDLTSSVSSVSAKDLKDIPINSTAEALAGRLAGVQIIQSEGTPGASAVVKLRGGGSITQDNAPLYVVDGIQVENALDVLAPQDIETIDVLKDAAATAIYGARGANGVVIITTKGGKAMKTRINYNGLVGVRQLANKLSVMKPYDFVRYQYERSRGSSADELGFLNSYGTYADLELYKEVPFVDWQDEMFGRDAMMQTHNVSMVGGNADTKFNLSLSSNKEEGVMLLSDFDRKILNFKFDHNVSKKLKVGAAVRYNNTVINGAGTASEGSSGTNRLRHSVKYRPLLAGTQDLLDYDPDYALQTNANGLSLVNPILLNEAEYRKNRNSVANLSGFFNYELNKYLSFKSTLGFDITNNRQLAFNDTITSIARQNSNMPTASITTFQRNTLNNSNVLTFTMNKSGTTFSERNALDVLVGHEVYENVERRLITESRYFPVGITAERALGNMGLGSAPAGSVQPLPTSTEFTNKLLSFFGRVNYAFDKKYLFTASLRADGSSKFAEGKRWGYFPSASAAWRISEEDFMKNTFPVISDLKLRASYGEAGNNRIPDFLYMQQFLTNRYYSIGEQLIPAYFSADLANANLQWETTIARNIGVDVSFFNNRLQLSLDAYKNTTRDLLVEVPVPTSSGYVDQFQNVGATTNKGVEVQLSGTPVTGKDFSWNASFNISFNKNEITSLGRFQDRYRFTSGWGGSNQPADYMVQVGQPVGTIFGLVTDGFYTLSDFDYANGVYTLKTGVPNNSGITSVAPQPGVLKFKDLDGDGDVDDSDRTIIGNTQPKFFGGLNQQFTYKNFDMSVFVNFQVGNDVYNANKLEFTSGYTPNSNMLDIMNGRWTNINAAGQVVTDPAELAKLNENATIWSPLRSASSFYVHSWAIEDGSFLRVNNITLGYTFPKKLMNKLKASSLRVYGTVNNLAVFTNYSGYDPEVNTRRSTPLTPGVDYSAYPRSRAFIFGLNLSL